Proteins encoded in a region of the Panicum hallii strain FIL2 chromosome 3, PHallii_v3.1, whole genome shotgun sequence genome:
- the LOC112886465 gene encoding protein NRT1/ PTR FAMILY 3.1-like, whose amino-acid sequence MASAMAAAAPADEDGSPRETKQGGFKTMPFILANEICDRFATAGFNANLITYLTQQLHLPLVEASNLLTNFNGTAAFTPVLGAIVADSCAGRFWTIAGGGALYQLGMLGLVAAALAPALRPAPCAAAAAPPCQRASGGQLAMLYLSLLLTALGGGGIRPCVVAFGADQFGRRGRRPGGEQKWSYFNLYFFSMGLAVLLALTVVVYIQENVGWGLGFGIPAIAMFLSVLSFVVGYPLYVKVKPEGSPFKRLLQVVVAAFRKRKEDVPEDAGLLYHNKELDAPIAADGKLLHTDQLRFLDRAAVLTTGDVADSGEPHLWRVSTVHRVEELKSIVRMLPLWAASITLIAAASHNFTFAIQQARTMDRHLTPSFQIPPATMIIFTTLTMLVSLVLYDRAFVPLARRCTGRRSGITYFQRMGAGFAVSVLGVMAGALVETRRRGVAAEHGLLDSPAAVVPISVFWLVPQYALHGMSDALSTVGHMEFLYDQSPESMRSSAAALFWVAGSLGNYLGTVLVTVVQSASRGVWLQDNINRGRLDYYYWLVTFLLVLNLVYYIACFHFYTLKTFEVDAGDEARRPHDGGGEQGGERMAEPCLGQVGASGDGVGTVCDGEKHIR is encoded by the exons ATGGCGTctgccatggcggcggcggcgccagccGACGAGGATGGGTCGCCGAGGGAGACGAAGCAGGGCGGCTTCAAGACAATGCCCTTCATACTAG CGAACGAGATCTGCGACCGCTTCGCCACGGCCGGCTTCAACGCCAACCTGATCACGTACCTCACGCAGCAGCTGCACCTGCCGCTCGTGGAGGCCTCCAACCTGCTCACCAACTTCAACGGCACGGCGGCCTTCACGCCGGTCCTGGGCGCCATCGTCGCCGACTCCTGCGCCGGCCGCTTCTGGACAatcgcggggggcggcgcgctGTACCAGCTCGGCATGCTGGGCCTCGTCGCGGCCGCGCTCGCCCCGGCGCTCCGCcccgcgccgtgcgccgccgctgcGGCCCCGCCGTGCCAGCGCGCGAGCGGCGGGCAGCTCGCCATGCTGTACCTGTCGCTGCTTCTCACcgcgctcggcggcggcggcatccgGCCCTGCGTGGTGGCGTTCGGCGCCGACCAGTTTGGCCGGCGCGGGAGGCGCCCcggcggcgagcagaagtgGAGCTACTTCAACCTCTACTTCTTCAGCATGGGGCTCGCCGTGCTCCTGGCGCTGACCGTGGTAGTGTACATCCAGGAGAACGTGGGGTGGGGCTTGGGGTTCGGGATCCCGGCCATCGCCATGTTCCTCTCCGTGCTGTCGTTCGTGGTCGGGTACCCGCTGTACGTGAAGGTCAAGCCCGAGGGAAGCCCCTTCAAGAGGCTGCTGCAGGTCGTCGTCGCCGCGTTCAGGAAGAGGAAGGAGGACGTGCCGGAGGACGCCGGCTTGCTGTACCACAACAAGGAGCTGGACGCCCCCATCGCCGCCGACGGGAAGCTGCTGCACACCGATCAGCTAAG GTTCTTGGACCGAGCGGCCGTGCTGACGACGGGCGATGTCGCCGACTCCGGAGAGCCGCACCTGTGGCGCGTGTCGACGGTGCACCGCGTGGAGGAGCTCAAGTCCATCGTGCGCATGCTGCCCCTGTGGGCGGCCAGCATCACGCTCATCGCCGCGGCGTCGCACAACTTCACCTTCGCCATCCAGCAGGCGCGCACCATGGACCGCCACCTCACCCCGAGCTTCCAGATCCCGCCGGCCACCATGATCATCTTCACCACGCTCACCATGCTCGTCAGCCTCGTGCTCTACGACCGCGCCTTCGTGCCCCTGGCGCGCCGCTGCACGGGCCGGCGGTCGGGCATCACCTACTTCCAGCGCATGGGCGCCGGCTTCGCGGTCTCCGTCCTGGGCGTCATGGCCGGCGCGCTCGTGGAGAccaggcggcgcggcgtggccgcGGAGCACGGCCTGCTGGACAGCCCCGCCGCCGTTGTGCCCATCAGCGTGTTCTGGCTGGTGCCGCAGTACGCGCTCCACGGCATGAGCGACGCGCTCTCGACGGTGGGCCACATGGAGTTCCTGTACGACCAGTCGCCGGAGAGCATGCgcagctcggcggcggcgctgttctGGGTTGCTGGCTCCCTGGGGAACTACCTGGGCACGGTGCTCGTCACGGTGGTGCAGAGCGCCAGCAGAGGGGTGTGGCTCCAGGACAACATCAACAGGGGGAGGCTGGACTACTACTACTGGCTCGTCACCTTCCTCCTGGTGCTCAATCTTGTTTACTACATCGCGTGCTTCCATTTCTACACCTTGAAAACGTTCGAGGTcgacgccggcgacgaggcGCGACGGCCTCATGACGGTGGTGGGGAGCAAGGTGGAGAACGGATGGCAGAGCCCTGCCTCGGCCAGGTTGGGGCGTCAGGGGATGGTGTGGGAACCGTGTGTGATGGTGAGAAGCACATTCGCTAG